The Roseovarius sp. EL26 genome has a window encoding:
- a CDS encoding MarC family protein, whose protein sequence is MDTAFLITAFVTLFVIIDPIGLAPLFVALTQGMNPQKRRAIAIRACLTGALLLIVFAAFGEAVLGFIGISMPAFRIAGGILLFLTALDMLFERRTKRREDRIEEEEEDETDDPSIFPLAIPLISGPGAIATVILLAGENPGAQGLATVIAVMLSVVAMVLVLFLGAGVLERALGRTGTNVVTRLLGMLLAALAVQFVLDGLHGFGLAAGV, encoded by the coding sequence ATGGACACCGCATTTCTGATCACCGCCTTTGTGACGCTTTTTGTGATTATTGATCCAATTGGTCTGGCGCCGCTATTTGTGGCGCTGACCCAAGGCATGAACCCACAAAAACGCCGCGCCATTGCGATCAGAGCTTGCTTGACTGGCGCGCTGTTGCTGATTGTGTTTGCCGCCTTTGGCGAGGCTGTTTTGGGTTTCATCGGTATTTCCATGCCTGCCTTTCGCATTGCCGGGGGCATATTATTGTTCTTAACCGCCTTGGATATGTTGTTTGAGCGCCGCACAAAACGCCGCGAAGACCGGATTGAAGAGGAAGAAGAGGATGAAACCGATGATCCGTCTATCTTTCCGCTCGCGATTCCACTGATCAGCGGCCCGGGTGCCATTGCAACCGTAATCCTTCTGGCCGGGGAAAACCCCGGCGCGCAGGGTCTGGCCACCGTCATTGCCGTCATGCTGAGCGTCGTTGCCATGGTGCTGGTTCTTTTTCTGGGTGCGGGTGTATTGGAACGCGCATTGGGCCGCACAGGTACAAACGTTGTAACCCGGCTTTTGGGTATGTTGCTGGCCGCGCTGGCGGTGCAGTTCGTTCTAGATGGGCTACACGGCTTTGGTCTGGCGGCAGGCGTATAA
- a CDS encoding TIGR02281 family clan AA aspartic protease, giving the protein MNADDTASLIYLSLLGGAVVLWFFAQNRDSLGKVTQQALIWGLIFVGVIAGFGLWGDIKQSMNADHAGIIGTDSVTLPRASDGHYYLAAQVNGETIHFVIDTGASQIVLAQKDAERAGFDPDSLNYFSRAYTANGEVRTAPVKLETFNIGTFEDNNIGAVVNEGDLDQSLLGMDYLQRWNSVEISNGKMVLRR; this is encoded by the coding sequence ATGAACGCTGATGATACCGCCAGTCTGATCTACCTGTCCCTGTTGGGGGGCGCTGTCGTGCTTTGGTTCTTTGCGCAAAACAGGGACTCTTTGGGCAAGGTGACACAGCAGGCATTGATCTGGGGGCTGATCTTTGTCGGTGTGATCGCGGGATTTGGCCTGTGGGGTGATATCAAGCAAAGCATGAATGCCGACCACGCAGGTATTATCGGCACCGACAGTGTCACGCTGCCCCGTGCATCCGACGGGCACTATTATCTTGCCGCACAAGTCAACGGCGAAACGATACACTTTGTCATCGACACAGGTGCGAGTCAGATTGTTTTGGCCCAAAAGGATGCCGAACGTGCCGGGTTTGATCCAGATAGCTTGAATTATTTCAGCCGCGCTTACACTGCCAATGGCGAGGTTCGTACTGCCCCTGTCAAACTCGAGACTTTCAATATTGGAACATTCGAAGACAACAATATCGGGGCAGTTGTGAATGAAGGCGACTTAGATCAATCCTTGCTAGGAATGGACTATTTACAGCGTTGGAATAGTGTCGAAATCAGCAACGGAAAA